The DNA window TCAATTGAGCTTAATTTTTGGTGAGGCAGTCCAAATACCAAATCGTGGGAAATTGACTTGAAACCAATCTTTCGACTCAATTCGGTGATCCTTTTTACATTGTCAAAAGGTTGAATCCTGTTAATCGTTTTCTGTACAATTGGGTCGTAATCCTGTACTCCGTAGCTACATCTTGTAAAACCGAGATCATAGAGTACTTTTAAGTGGTCTTCCTGAGTATTATTTGGATGACCTTCAAACCCAAATTCATAGGTATTGTGTATTTTAGAATTTTTCAAAATCCCATTTAACAAATGCTGTAAATTTTGAGGATTAAAAAAAGTCGGTGTTCCACCTCCAAGATGGATTTCGCCAATCACTGGTTCAGTACCAAAAATTTTCAGATACATTTGCCATTCTTGGAGCAACGCATTAATATATTTTTCTTCTACATTGTGGTTCTTAGTAATTCGTTTGTTGCATCCACAAAACGTACATAGGCTTTCACAAAATGGCAGATGGATATATAAACTAATTCCTCCATTATTGTTTTCTGAATTAAAACTGAGTTTCATATGTCTTTCCCATTCCTCTCCAGTAAATCCATCATACTCCCAATAGGGAACTGTAGGGTAACTTGTGTATCTGGGACCGGGAACATTGTATTTATTAATAAGACTACTACTCATAAATTTTTTTTATCAAAATCAGCAAAAAACACCATTTAATTTTGGAACTATTTGATAAATATTTTTTATATTCATTTGCTGCTTCAGAAAGGAAGAATGCTATAAAGGTGCAAATGAATACTTGCAAATTATATCGAACAACAAAAAATCCAATTAATTATTATTCCAGTTCTATAAATCTTCCTTTAATACAATTTTCAAATAGTTTAGTTACCAAATCAAATTCAATTAATTCTGAATTTGAGCTGAAGTTTAAATCTTCATTTCAAACAGGATTAAGATTAAATTTTACCAACAACCTTGATACAGGAAAATTTACCATCCTTAAATCAAAACAATTTCCATTAAGTTCATTATTTACAAAACCGTTAATTCCGGATTTGTTACGGATGTTCTGTTGGTGCTATATATTAATCTTAATTTATTACGAACATGAAGATAAAGACTATTCTCATCGATGAAGAGAGGACAGCTTTAAATTGCTTGAAATCTCAACTTAAAAATTATGCGCAAAATGTTGATGTAGTAGATACTGCATTAGGAATAGAAGATGGGTATGAAAAAATTATATTTTCTAAACCGGATTTAATCTTTTTAGACACAGCATTTCAAAACGGAACAGGCTTTGATCTTTTAAAAAAGTTTGATACCATTAATTTCAAGGTGGTTTTTACGACTTCAAATGATCAATATGCGTTGGATGCCTTTAGAGTAAATGCTCTAGACTATTTGCTCAAACCGGTAGATGAGAGTGATCTTAATGTTACCATTTCAAAAGTATGTCACTCATTGGAACATGAAGGCGACTTTGATAAGATTAATCAATTGGCCAAAGCTTATTTTAATTATTCTATTAAAAACAAAAAACTAGCAATTAAGGAATCTAAATCGATCAATTACATTGACATTGAAGAAATAGCTCATTTGAAAGCCGATGGGAATTACACCAATATCGTTCTTAAATCCGGACGAAGTTTAGTGTCTTCCAAAGTATTAAAGCATTATGATGCCTTACTTTCAGACTATGGCTTTTTAAGAGTGCATAGATCCAATATGATTAATCTTAATTATGTCAAAGAATTCAGACACAGATATGGGGGAAGTATCGTTTTGGAAAACGATGATGAAATAAACATTGCACCGGATAAAAAGAAACTCTTTTTCGACAGTTTAGGGATGTGCTAATTAAATAGCTTTAATTTTCACACAGTATAATGATATATTCATCAATGATATCCTACCTTTTATTAATTAATTGTAACTTTTTAAATAAATAATTTGTAAGTTTAATTAATAAAAGTTGCATGAAAAATGACTGAGTAATTCAGCTTTTAGTTTTTCAAGGTTGTAAAAAGAACGGTTTATCCGTTCTTTTTTTTGTTTGATCCCTTCTGTGGCATAGCAATCCAAATTTGATTATTTTTGTATTTCAATAGGATTAACATAAATCAATTCTAAAGAGAGTTGAAATTATTCTTTTATAATGCCAAATACTAAATCTTACAGCCCAAAAAATAAAATAAGAATCGTCACTGCTGCTTCTTTATTTGATGGTCATGATGCCGCCATTAATATCATGAGAAGAATTATACAAGCAACGGGTGTTGAAGTTATTCATCTAGGCCATGACAGGAGTGTCGAGGAAGTGGTAAACTGCGCGATTCAAGAAGATGCCCAAGCTATTGCTATGACTTCTTATCAAGGAGGGCATACTGAATATTTCAAATACATGTTTGATCTGCTAAAAGAGAAGAATGCAGGACATATTAAAATATTTGGTGGCGGAGGCGGCGTGATTCTCCCTGAAGAAATCAAAGAATTGATGGATTATGGAATAACCAGGATTTATTCACCTGATGATGGCAGGTCCATGGGATTACAGGGGATGATAAACGATATGGTTGAAAAATGTGATTTCCCTACAGGTAACCAATTAAATGGTGAGGCCGGCCATTTAATTGATAAAAACCAAAATGCTATAGCCAGGTTAATTTCCGCAGCAGAAAACCATCCGGATGTTTACAATGAAGAAATTCAAAGAATCAAAGATCTTTCCCTAAAATCAAAGTCTCCAATACTGGGAATTACGGGTACGGGTGGGGCCGGAAAATCGAGTTTGGTAGATGAACTTGTTCGACGGTTTTTAATAGACTTTGAAGATAAAACACTGGGAATAATTTCTGTTGACCCCTCCAAAAGGAAGACAGGTGGTGCATTGCTAGGTGATCGCATAAGAATGAATGCCATAAAGGATTCAAGGGTTTATATGCGTTCTCTGGCAACAAGACAATCCAATTTAGCCTTGTCAAAGCATGTGAGTGAAGCTTTGGATATCTTAAAAGCGGCTCAATTTGATCTGATAATTCTGGAAACATCGGGCATAGGCCAAAGTGACACCGAAATTCTCGACCATGCGGATTTGAGTTTATATGTCATGACTCCCGAATACGGTGCAGCGACTCAGTTAGAAAAAATTGATATGCTCGATTTTGCTGACCTGATTGCACTTAATAAATTTGATAAGCGGGGAGCCCTTGATGCTATTAGAGACGTAAAAAAACAGTATAAGCGAAATCATCAGCTCTGGGATGCTAAGGATGAGGACTTGCCCGTTTTTGGAACCATTGCCTCGCAATTCAACGACCCGGGGATGAATTCCCTTTACAAAAGCGTGATTGAATCCATCAATGCAAAGACCAAGACTAATTTCAAATCGGAATTTGAATTGACTGGAGGCGTATCAGAAAAAATCTACATCATTCCTCCAAAGCGCACACGATATTTATCTGAAATTTCTGAGTCAGTAAGAAATTATAATCAATGGACAGACAAGCAAAGCGATATTGCTGAAAAACTTTACGGACTTGATACCGCAATTAAAACATTAAATGAGGAGAATCAGGATGTTAAGGAAAAGTTAAAGAATATTTATCAGAGCATTGAGCTTGAGCTTGACCCTAAAAATAAAAAACTGCTTGAAAACTGGGAAAAAGAATCGGG is part of the Hyphobacterium sp. CCMP332 genome and encodes:
- a CDS encoding response regulator transcription factor — protein: MKIKTILIDEERTALNCLKSQLKNYAQNVDVVDTALGIEDGYEKIIFSKPDLIFLDTAFQNGTGFDLLKKFDTINFKVVFTTSNDQYALDAFRVNALDYLLKPVDESDLNVTISKVCHSLEHEGDFDKINQLAKAYFNYSIKNKKLAIKESKSINYIDIEEIAHLKADGNYTNIVLKSGRSLVSSKVLKHYDALLSDYGFLRVHRSNMINLNYVKEFRHRYGGSIVLENDDEINIAPDKKKLFFDSLGMC